The following are encoded in a window of Candidatus Eisenbacteria bacterium genomic DNA:
- a CDS encoding zinc ABC transporter substrate-binding protein → MRNESLARRRRCPRRPSGSPIPGQARKRAARRLVLGATLRSLGLCIGIAAAPAAFGADGVGGQTGGESGTSAPKSSAVEPIRLVASIPPLGALAQMVGGEFVDVRVLLPPGASPHGYEPGPDAVRALARAEGHIVIGRLLDPWMETLARGSNPKARIERLGYDLPGPEPPADPHDEEGDPHVWMDPVKAGVMAERIGSVLASLRPQWADSLRSRAATAEARLDSLDRFAGERLAPVRDVPFVAFHGGLNHLVARYGLRQVGVLEPFPGREPSPRWLKEIVSEIKRSGARAILAEPQFSSRLSEVVGRETGVPVVEIDLIGGADGPEAYEALLRAVVDRLAGALSERAVE, encoded by the coding sequence TGCCCGCGCAGGCCCTCGGGGTCGCCGATCCCAGGGCAAGCGAGGAAGCGGGCGGCCCGCCGCCTTGTCCTCGGCGCGACCCTCCGCTCCCTTGGGCTCTGCATCGGGATCGCGGCAGCCCCCGCCGCCTTCGGGGCGGACGGAGTGGGCGGACAAACGGGCGGGGAGTCGGGAACGTCGGCTCCAAAGAGCAGCGCTGTCGAGCCGATCCGCCTCGTGGCGTCGATCCCTCCCCTCGGCGCCCTCGCGCAGATGGTCGGGGGCGAGTTCGTGGATGTTCGGGTCCTCCTGCCGCCCGGCGCGTCCCCCCACGGCTACGAGCCGGGGCCTGACGCGGTCCGGGCCCTGGCGCGTGCGGAGGGGCACATCGTCATCGGCCGCCTCCTCGATCCCTGGATGGAGACGCTCGCGCGCGGATCGAATCCGAAGGCGCGAATCGAGCGGCTCGGCTACGACCTGCCCGGACCGGAGCCTCCGGCCGACCCGCACGACGAGGAGGGCGATCCGCACGTCTGGATGGACCCCGTCAAGGCGGGGGTGATGGCCGAGAGGATCGGATCGGTCCTGGCGTCGCTGCGTCCACAGTGGGCCGACTCGCTGCGCTCGCGTGCCGCGACAGCCGAGGCGAGGCTCGATAGTCTCGACCGATTCGCCGGCGAGAGACTCGCTCCCGTTCGAGATGTCCCGTTCGTAGCATTCCATGGGGGACTGAACCACCTGGTCGCCCGATACGGGCTGCGGCAAGTGGGCGTCCTGGAGCCCTTCCCCGGCCGGGAGCCGTCGCCCCGGTGGCTGAAAGAGATCGTCTCTGAGATCAAGCGGAGCGGCGCGCGCGCCATCCTCGCCGAACCGCAGTTCTCCTCGCGCCTCTCGGAGGTGGTCGGTCGGGAGACCGGGGTTCCGGTGGTCGAGATCGACTTGATCGGAGGAGCCGATGGTCCCGAGGCCTACGAGGCGCTCCTCCGCGCTGTCGTCGATCGGCTGGCGGGCGCGCTCTCGGAGCGGGCAGTCGAGTGA